A stretch of Nonomuraea africana DNA encodes these proteins:
- a CDS encoding DinB family protein, with amino-acid sequence MTDPRIDPPFIASEREMLDAWLDWHRETLALKCAGLSDEQLRERSAPPSTLSLLGLVRHLADVERAWFRRVLLGQDAPPLHKSQERPEDQFEATGTMTGAEALAVWRAEVERARAAAADLPLDTIGKELRHGRPVSLRWIMMHMVEEYARHNGHADLLRERIDGVTGE; translated from the coding sequence ATGACAGACCCCCGGATCGATCCGCCCTTCATCGCGAGCGAGCGCGAGATGCTCGACGCCTGGCTCGACTGGCACCGCGAGACGCTGGCGCTCAAGTGCGCGGGGCTCAGCGACGAGCAGCTGCGCGAGCGGTCGGCGCCGCCCTCGACGCTGTCGCTGCTCGGACTGGTGCGCCACCTGGCCGACGTGGAGCGCGCCTGGTTCCGCAGGGTCCTGCTGGGACAGGACGCGCCGCCGCTGCACAAGAGTCAGGAACGGCCCGAGGACCAGTTCGAGGCCACCGGCACGATGACGGGCGCGGAGGCGCTCGCCGTCTGGCGGGCGGAGGTCGAGCGCGCCCGCGCGGCGGCGGCGGATCTCCCCCTCGACACGATCGGCAAGGAGCTGCGCCACGGCCGACCGGTGTCGCTGCGGTGGATCATGATGCACATGGTCGAGGAGTACGCCCGCCACAACGGCCACGCCGACCTGCTGCGCGAGCGGATCGACGGGGTGACGGGCGAGTGA
- a CDS encoding M50 family metallopeptidase, with translation MIWLYIAGIVVFVLGLMASIGLHELGHLVPAKLFGVRVTQYMIGFGGTMWSKKRGETEYGIKWIPFGGYIRMIGMLPPRPGDDPTKLRRASTGPFQGLIDTARDVAQEEVRPGDEDRVFYRKKWWQKVIIMSGGPLMNLVLAFILFAVLLMGFGLPTLKPIVSPMTAACVIPASEAGRECRPSDPLTPAAKAGIKAGDEIVAFDGVTITSWADVTKKIRGHGAGPVKLGIVRNGVPMTLDVTLIPQDRPAIDDPKRIEKNVGFLGVGPTSVYETQSLGAVAGYMADLTGRVAQSMLNLPQKMVGVFNAAFSGHERDVEGPVGVVGAGRIGGEILASEALSDREKIMFFLNLLAGFNLAVGVFNLIPLLPLDGGHIAGGLWEGLKRAYARVMRRPEPGYVDIAKVLPLTYALAMVMIVMAGLLVYADLVNPIRLSG, from the coding sequence ATGATCTGGCTCTACATCGCGGGGATCGTCGTCTTCGTGCTCGGCCTGATGGCCTCCATCGGCCTGCACGAGCTCGGACACCTCGTTCCCGCGAAGCTGTTCGGCGTCAGGGTGACGCAGTACATGATCGGCTTCGGCGGCACGATGTGGTCGAAGAAGAGGGGCGAGACGGAGTACGGGATCAAGTGGATCCCGTTCGGCGGCTACATCCGGATGATCGGCATGCTGCCGCCCCGGCCCGGCGACGATCCGACCAAGCTGCGGCGCGCCTCCACCGGACCGTTCCAGGGGTTGATCGACACCGCGCGCGACGTGGCGCAGGAGGAGGTGCGGCCGGGCGACGAGGACCGCGTCTTCTACCGGAAGAAGTGGTGGCAGAAGGTCATCATCATGTCCGGCGGCCCGCTGATGAACCTCGTGCTGGCGTTCATCCTGTTCGCCGTCCTGCTGATGGGCTTCGGGCTCCCGACGCTCAAGCCGATCGTCTCGCCGATGACCGCCGCCTGCGTGATCCCGGCGAGCGAGGCCGGCCGTGAGTGCCGGCCCTCCGACCCGCTGACACCCGCGGCCAAGGCGGGGATCAAGGCGGGCGACGAGATCGTCGCGTTCGACGGGGTGACGATCACCTCGTGGGCGGACGTCACCAAGAAGATCCGCGGGCACGGCGCCGGCCCGGTCAAGCTCGGCATCGTCCGCAACGGCGTGCCCATGACGCTCGACGTCACGCTCATCCCCCAGGATCGTCCGGCCATCGACGATCCCAAGCGGATCGAGAAGAACGTCGGCTTCCTCGGCGTCGGTCCCACGAGCGTCTACGAGACGCAGAGCCTGGGCGCCGTGGCGGGTTACATGGCCGACCTCACGGGCCGCGTGGCGCAGTCGATGCTCAACCTGCCGCAGAAGATGGTCGGCGTCTTCAACGCCGCCTTCTCCGGACACGAACGCGACGTCGAGGGGCCTGTCGGCGTGGTGGGCGCGGGCCGGATCGGCGGGGAGATCCTCGCCTCCGAGGCGCTCTCCGACCGCGAGAAGATCATGTTCTTCCTGAACCTGCTGGCCGGGTTCAACCTGGCGGTCGGTGTGTTCAACCTGATCCCGCTGCTCCCGCTCGACGGCGGGCACATCGCGGGCGGCCTGTGGGAGGGGCTCAAGCGGGCCTACGCCCGCGTGATGCGCCGCCCCGAGCCCGGCTACGTCGACATCGCCAAGGTGCTCCCGCTGACCTACGCGCTGGCCATGGTCATGATCGTCATGGCCGGGCTGCTCGTCTACGCCGACCTGGTGAACCCGATCAGGCTCTCGGGCTGA
- a CDS encoding coiled-coil domain-containing protein, producing the protein MASPTSRFACAAIAALSLVLGTASVSSADPKPSEKELRAELKKLNTKVDQLIESYNAKRVALAEAQKAAAAAKERLAAAEQTLAKAENVASQITEMRYQANAPDLPTLMYTPDLTSAALMEQLSAEQNAVVQNVAAARDVQKQAATEATALADEIDEQADQVADDRKEAEGMIDEIEKKLQNLVPTGPGRKADGSWAPELPSGSDNITPRTRLMRDEIKKAFNLPFEVGCYRVDNNGEHPLGRACDFMMSSGGSSPTGANQALGDQIAAWALKNQSRLGVKYVIWRQRINSGGGWRSMSDRGSITANHYDHVHISMH; encoded by the coding sequence GTGGCGTCCCCCACGTCTCGTTTCGCCTGCGCCGCCATCGCCGCGCTTTCCCTCGTTCTCGGCACCGCCTCCGTCTCCTCGGCTGACCCCAAGCCGTCGGAGAAGGAGTTGCGGGCCGAGCTGAAGAAGCTCAACACCAAGGTCGACCAGCTCATCGAGAGCTACAACGCCAAGCGGGTCGCGCTGGCCGAGGCGCAGAAGGCGGCCGCGGCGGCCAAGGAGCGCCTGGCCGCCGCCGAGCAGACGCTCGCCAAGGCGGAGAACGTCGCCTCGCAGATCACCGAGATGCGCTACCAGGCCAATGCCCCGGACCTGCCCACCCTTATGTACACCCCCGATCTGACCAGCGCCGCGCTCATGGAACAGCTGAGCGCCGAGCAGAACGCCGTCGTGCAGAACGTCGCCGCCGCCCGCGACGTGCAGAAGCAGGCGGCCACCGAGGCCACGGCCCTGGCCGACGAGATCGACGAGCAGGCCGACCAGGTCGCCGACGATCGGAAGGAGGCCGAGGGCATGATCGACGAGATCGAGAAGAAGCTCCAGAACCTCGTCCCGACCGGTCCCGGCCGTAAGGCCGACGGCAGCTGGGCGCCCGAGCTGCCGTCAGGGTCCGACAACATCACGCCGCGCACCCGGCTCATGCGCGACGAGATCAAGAAGGCCTTCAACCTGCCGTTCGAGGTGGGGTGCTACCGGGTCGACAACAACGGCGAGCACCCGCTGGGGCGCGCCTGCGACTTCATGATGAGCTCGGGCGGCAGCTCCCCCACGGGCGCCAACCAGGCGCTCGGCGACCAGATCGCGGCCTGGGCGCTGAAGAACCAGAGCCGCCTCGGCGTGAAGTACGTCATCTGGCGGCAGCGGATCAACAGCGGCGGCGGCTGGCGCTCGATGTCCGACAGGGGAAGCATCACCGCCAACCACTACGACCACGTGCACATCTCGATGCACTGA
- a CDS encoding MmcQ/YjbR family DNA-binding protein, protein MDPLEELRRLCLAQPDVTERLSHGEPTWFVKGKKTFVMFADHHHDDRLAFWCAAPPGTQEELVAQDPACFFRPPYVGHRGWLGVYLDVEVDWAEVGELVADAYRTVRYGAP, encoded by the coding sequence ATGGACCCTCTGGAGGAGCTGCGCCGACTCTGCCTGGCGCAGCCCGACGTGACCGAGCGGCTCAGCCACGGCGAGCCGACCTGGTTCGTCAAGGGCAAGAAGACCTTCGTGATGTTCGCTGACCACCATCACGACGACCGGCTCGCCTTCTGGTGCGCGGCGCCGCCCGGCACGCAGGAGGAGCTGGTGGCGCAGGATCCCGCGTGCTTCTTCCGCCCGCCGTACGTGGGGCACAGGGGATGGCTCGGGGTCTATCTGGACGTGGAGGTCGACTGGGCGGAGGTCGGCGAGCTGGTCGCCGACGCCTATCGGACGGTCAGGTACGGCGCGCCCTGA
- a CDS encoding cytochrome P450 family protein has product MDPALLADPFRGFSRVREEAPIARASFPGQDTPVWLVTRYEDVKTVLGDHRFVNNPASIPGGDVPDLREKLVKARGIPDEYVGYLTDGILDSDGDDHLRLRRLVSRAFTARRVVEMRPRVEEISDRLLDSLPGDRVVDLVEEYAYPLPITVICELVGIPEGDRPLWRGWGSRMVSMAPGALTEPLISMIDYIRDLIPRRRAVPADDLLTGLIRAHDDDEDRFTDAELITMVVTLVLAGHETTAHLIGNGVAALLTHPDQLAMLRAEPELTPRAVHELMRWCGPVQGTRIRYPAEDVELGGMVVKRGEPVMAVLVSANYDPRRFDHPDRLDLTREEDGRREVHVGFGHGLHYCLGAALARQEAEVAFAGLLSRFPGLRLAVAPDELERQLMPASWRLARLPVLLR; this is encoded by the coding sequence ATGGATCCCGCACTGCTGGCCGACCCCTTCAGGGGCTTCTCCAGAGTCAGGGAGGAGGCGCCGATCGCGCGCGCCTCCTTCCCCGGCCAGGACACCCCGGTCTGGCTGGTCACCCGGTACGAGGACGTCAAGACCGTGCTCGGCGACCACCGCTTCGTCAACAACCCGGCCTCCATCCCCGGCGGCGACGTCCCCGACCTGCGCGAGAAGCTCGTCAAGGCCCGCGGGATCCCTGACGAGTACGTCGGCTACCTCACCGACGGCATCCTCGACTCCGACGGCGACGACCATCTCAGGCTGCGCAGGCTGGTCTCGCGGGCCTTCACCGCCAGGCGCGTCGTGGAGATGCGTCCACGGGTGGAGGAGATCAGCGACAGGCTGCTCGACTCGCTGCCCGGCGACCGCGTCGTCGACCTCGTCGAGGAGTACGCCTACCCGCTGCCGATCACGGTCATCTGCGAGCTCGTCGGCATCCCCGAGGGCGACCGCCCGCTGTGGCGCGGCTGGGGATCCAGGATGGTGTCCATGGCGCCAGGCGCCCTGACCGAGCCGCTGATCAGCATGATCGACTACATCCGCGACCTGATCCCGCGCCGCCGCGCCGTGCCCGCCGACGACCTGCTCACCGGGCTCATCAGGGCGCACGACGACGACGAGGACCGCTTCACCGACGCCGAGCTGATCACGATGGTGGTCACGCTCGTCCTCGCCGGGCACGAGACCACCGCGCACCTGATCGGCAACGGCGTCGCAGCCCTGCTCACCCACCCCGACCAGCTGGCCATGCTGCGGGCCGAACCCGAGCTGACGCCGCGCGCCGTCCACGAGCTCATGCGCTGGTGCGGGCCCGTGCAGGGCACCAGGATCCGCTATCCGGCCGAGGACGTGGAGCTCGGCGGCATGGTCGTGAAGCGGGGCGAGCCCGTGATGGCCGTGCTGGTCTCGGCCAACTACGACCCGCGCCGCTTCGACCACCCCGACCGGCTCGACCTCACCCGCGAGGAGGACGGTCGGCGCGAGGTCCACGTCGGCTTCGGGCACGGCCTGCATTACTGCCTCGGCGCGGCACTGGCCCGTCAGGAGGCCGAGGTCGCGTTCGCGGGGCTGCTGTCGCGCTTTCCCGGCCTGCGCCTCGCCGTCGCGCCGGACGAGCTCGAACGGCAGCTCATGCCCGCCTCGTGGCGGCTGGCGCGCCTTCCCGTGCTGCTCCGCTGA
- a CDS encoding DeoR/GlpR family DNA-binding transcription regulator has product MLAPQRQQAILERVRRSGGVRVADLVRELGVSDMTIRRDLEALAERGLLEKVHGGATISGPGSTEEPGFAAKSVRQQPEKDAIARRAAALVRPGTAVALSAGTTTWALAHLLVDVAELTVITNSIPVADVFHRSPRADRTVVLTGGVRTPSDALVGPVAVAAIRRLHVDTLFLGVHGMSVHAGFTTPNLLESETDRELVASAHRLVVPADHTKWGTVGISTIAELSEADVVISDAGLPEAARRELAERAGELIIAEDTK; this is encoded by the coding sequence GCCGACCTCGTGCGCGAACTCGGCGTCTCCGACATGACGATCCGCAGGGACCTCGAGGCGCTCGCCGAGCGCGGGCTGCTGGAGAAGGTCCACGGCGGGGCGACCATCAGCGGCCCCGGCTCGACGGAGGAGCCCGGCTTCGCCGCCAAGTCGGTGCGCCAGCAGCCGGAGAAGGACGCCATCGCCCGCAGGGCCGCCGCCCTGGTGCGTCCAGGCACCGCCGTGGCGCTGTCGGCGGGCACCACCACGTGGGCGCTGGCCCACCTGCTGGTGGACGTGGCCGAGCTGACCGTCATCACCAACTCGATCCCGGTCGCCGACGTCTTCCACCGCAGCCCGCGCGCCGACCGCACCGTGGTGCTGACCGGCGGCGTCCGCACGCCCTCCGACGCGCTCGTGGGGCCGGTCGCCGTGGCGGCCATCAGGAGGCTGCACGTCGACACCCTCTTCCTCGGCGTCCACGGCATGAGCGTGCACGCCGGATTCACCACACCGAACCTGCTGGAGTCGGAGACCGACAGGGAACTGGTCGCCTCGGCGCACCGCCTGGTCGTCCCCGCCGACCACACCAAGTGGGGCACGGTCGGCATCAGCACGATCGCGGAGCTGTCGGAGGCCGACGTCGTCATCAGCGACGCGGGCCTACCGGAGGCCGCGCGCAGGGAGCTGGCCGAGCGGGCCGGAGAACTGATCATCGCGGAGGACACGAAGTGA
- the galT gene encoding galactose-1-phosphate uridylyltransferase, whose protein sequence is MKRTIAHMADGRELIYFDRRDDADRSAIDERELPPRPVASELRYDPLTEEWVAMAGHRQTRTFLPPADECPLCPSTPGKLTEIPASSYDVVVFENRFPSFSTNLGSYAEAGGLSEVRPGVGRCEVVCFASDHTSSFSRLTDEQVELVMEAWADRTAELSEIPGVEQVFCFENRGAEIGITLAHPHGQIYAYPYVTPRTRQHLAAAAKRPGLFAGVLAAERVGERVVAANEHWTAFVPAAARYPFEVHLYPHRQVPDLAALTQEERAAFGPVYTRVLRALDGLFGVVMPYVAAWHQAPVRQGRDLAYLHMELFSIRRAPGKLKYLAGSESAMGAFVNDVLPEEAAQLLRSQVDH, encoded by the coding sequence GTGAAGCGCACCATCGCGCACATGGCCGACGGCCGAGAGCTGATCTACTTCGATCGGCGCGACGACGCCGACCGGAGCGCGATCGACGAGCGCGAGCTGCCGCCCAGGCCCGTGGCCTCCGAGCTGCGTTACGACCCGCTCACCGAGGAGTGGGTGGCGATGGCGGGCCACCGCCAGACCCGCACCTTCCTGCCGCCCGCCGACGAGTGCCCGCTGTGCCCCTCCACGCCGGGCAAGCTGACGGAGATCCCCGCCTCGTCCTACGACGTGGTGGTCTTCGAGAACCGCTTTCCCAGCTTCTCCACGAATCTCGGCAGCTACGCCGAGGCCGGCGGCCTCAGCGAGGTCCGTCCCGGCGTGGGGCGTTGCGAGGTGGTCTGCTTCGCCTCCGACCACACCTCCTCCTTCTCCCGGCTCACCGACGAGCAGGTCGAGCTGGTCATGGAGGCGTGGGCAGACCGTACGGCGGAGCTGTCCGAGATCCCGGGCGTCGAGCAGGTCTTCTGCTTCGAGAACAGGGGCGCCGAGATCGGCATCACGCTGGCCCACCCGCACGGCCAGATCTACGCCTACCCCTACGTCACCCCCCGCACCCGGCAGCACCTGGCCGCCGCCGCCAAGCGACCTGGCCTCTTCGCAGGGGTGCTGGCCGCCGAGCGGGTCGGCGAGCGCGTGGTCGCCGCCAACGAGCACTGGACCGCGTTCGTGCCCGCCGCCGCGCGTTACCCGTTCGAGGTGCACCTCTACCCGCACCGCCAGGTGCCCGACCTGGCCGCGCTCACCCAGGAGGAGCGCGCCGCGTTCGGTCCGGTCTACACCAGGGTGCTGCGGGCGCTCGACGGGTTGTTCGGGGTGGTCATGCCGTACGTCGCCGCCTGGCACCAGGCCCCCGTACGGCAGGGCCGTGATCTCGCCTATCTTCACATGGAGCTGTTCAGCATCCGCAGGGCGCCGGGCAAGCTGAAGTACCTGGCGGGCTCGGAGTCGGCGATGGGGGCTTTCGTCAACGACGTGCTGCCCGAGGAGGCCGCGCAGCTACTTCGATCACAGGTAGATCACTAA